AAGTACCTTGGTGATTGCTGCCGTCAATGTCGTCTTGCCGTGGTCAACATGACCAATCGTGCCTATGTTGACATGCGGCTTTGTTCTCTCAAATTTCTCCTTGGCCATTGTGCCAACCTCCCTTTCCTGATCTTTTGATTCGTTTGTTCCGAACTTATTTGTCTGTGCCCGGACACCAGATGAATAATCAATATAACCGATGTAACTGCTTCAAACCTTCAATTAACAAACTTATGTATATACTGGCCATCCCACAGATGTTGAATGGAGCCCACAACCGGACTTGAACCGGTGACCTCTTCCTTACCAAGGAAGTGCTCTACCGCCTGAGCTATGTGGGCACGAAACAACTGTCTGGGGAGTCACATTAATGGAGCGGGAAACGGGATTCGAACCCGCGACCCTTAGCTTGGAAGGCTAATGCTCTAGCCAGCTGAGCTATTCCCGCTCAAGATAAACAAAAAAATATTTTGGACTCGCTTCCGTTCGTCGTCCCAGTTCCTTCGGTCTTCGACCTCCTGGTCCACGCCGTACAGATAAATACCGGCAAGTTAATGGTGGAGGGGGGAGGATTCGAACCTCCGAAGGCTACGCCGTCAGATTTACAGTCTGATCCCTTTGGCCACTCGGGAACCCCTCCGGGGAACACTTCATATATAGTTTTTGGGCTGAGCCCGGGTGCTCAATGGAGCTGGCGACAGGAATTGAACCCGCGACCTGCTGATTACAAGTCAGCTGCTCTACCTACTGAGCTACGCCAGCACAGAAGGCGATATATACAACAGCGTCCGGTAAATTGCAAGGAAAAATTTGAAGTTTTTTTCTGCCGGGAAAAGCAGATCGCGGAGGTGCTAACCACTGAGGATCAAAAGGAAAAATTAGTCCTGCAGATCGGTCGGGAAATGAATTCGATCCATAAAAACGACGAACTTGTAAGAGACCCAGAATGCCAGCAGGGAATAGATGAAGGAGATCAGGACCGGGCCGACGATACCGAGATCAGATGTTGTCTCCATGATCAGCACAACCCCGCCAAGCCAGCCCAGAACCAGCACAACCCCGACGGTGCACCGGACCAGGGTCTTTATGACAACAAAAACACAAATAGCAACCCAGTCGTCCGGCTCATGCTCTTCTCTGGCTCCATACTGCAGGATCTCGACCAGCGTATCGTGAATCAGCGAGCCGATAACCGCCGCAAACACAAAAAAAAGGAGACCGGCGACCACCGCACTCCGGATGAAAGCATCAGGGTTGAGTTGACCGTCGCGAGCATAATCGTAACAGATCAGAACAAAAACGACAGCGCTGAGAACCGCGCCCGGAATCCAGCCTTTATCAAAGCGTTTCCAGAACTCTCGCAACTGCCTTGCCAGATCCATTTCAGCTCCAGAAGTTTTCTTGAAAATTATTTTCAAAAAAACTATTGACAATCCTGACTGATTTAGTTATAAATATAGCTACCTACCAACCCTACTTTTCGGGATGCTCCTTCCCCTCCTGGGAGCATCCCAATTTTTTTGCTTTTTTTCAAACGCAATCATCAACCTGCCATATCGAAAAAAAGAGTTGGAATTCAATTTCGACCTTTCTTCTCCACTCGTTGCCGAACAACTTCAAACAACGTCACCGCTGCTGCCACTGAAGCGTTGAGGGACGAAACCCCGCCAGCCATCGGAATCGACAGGAACAGATCGCAGCGTTTGCGCACCACCGGCCGCAAGCCGCTCCCCTCGCTGCCGACAACCAGAGCCAGATCGCCTTTGAGGTCAATATCATAAAGAGAGGATGCACCCTCCTCGCCGGCCAGGCCGTACAGCCAGACATGCTCCTCGCGCAACCGATCCATCGTACGTGCCAGATTGGTCACCTGGCAGAGCGGAATATGCGACAGGGCACCGGCCGCCGACTTCTCAACCACGCCGGTCACCGGGCAGGATCGATCTTTGGCAACAATAACCCCATGGCAGCCGACGGCGTCGGCACTGCGCAGGATTGCCCCGAAATTATGTGGATCGGTTATGCCGTCGAGAATCAGAATAAACACCGGCCGGTCACTCTGCCGGGCCCGCACGATCAATTCATCAATATCGATATAGGGAAAAGGTGAGATCCGGAGAAGAACTCCCTGATGCCGATTGTTGCCGGCCAGCTTATCGAGTTCCTGGCGCCGGCAGAGCCGCACCGGAATATTTTGCTGACGGGCTGTTTGCTGCAATTCCTCCAAACGGGGCGATCTGGCATCATCCTGCAGCAGCAACTCCTGCGGCTTGCGGCGACTGCCGCGGAGGGCTTCGACGACCGGATTGATCCCGTAGAGGAGATCGGACATATCAGCGCGCCGCCAGGGCGCTTTCCATTTCTTCGAGGATCATTTCAGCAGCGACTACCGGATCGGCCGCGGCCGATATCGGCCGACCAATAACGAGATAATCGGCGCCGGCGGAGATCGCTTCAGCAGGGGTCGTCACCCGCTTCTGATCATCCATCGCAGCAAAAGTCGGACGGACTCCGGGGGTAATGATAATAAAGTCATCACCGCAGGCCTCGCGAATCAGCCCGACCTCTTTTGGTGAGGCGACAACGCCATCCATGCCGGCATCCTGGGTCAATTTCGCCAGACGCGGCACCATCTCGGCAACAGGACGGTCAATACCGATCCCTTTCAAGGTCTCTTCGGTCGAAGAGGTCAGAATGGTAACGGCGATCCGCAGGGGACGATTCTCGCAACCGCAGGCATCGGTTTCGGCGACGACCCGCTCCATCATCTCGCGTCCGCCAAGGGCGTGTACGTTGAAAATCCGGGCACCGAGCCGGCAGGCTTCGACCCCGGCCTTGGCGACGGTATTGGGGATATCATGATATTTCAGATCCAGGAAGACATCACTCCCCTGTTCCTGGATCATCCGGACAACCTCCGGCCCGCACCGGGTAAACAACTGCTTGCCGACCTTGAACACACCGACTTTTTCATGCAGCAACTCAACCCATTTTCGGGCCTCGTCAAAGCTGTCAACATCAAGGGCAAAAATCAATCTTTCTCTGGCTGTAATCATTTATTCACCTCTGCCGATCAGGCTCTTGATGCGCTCGGAAACCTTCTGCACCCTCTTGATCAGTTCAGCCGATTCTTCGTTTGGCAGGTTTTCCTTGGCAGAAATACACTCCATGTAAATAACTTCACTCAGGGCGTCAGCCAGAAGCCGTTTTTTGTCGCCCTCTTCGAGGCCATCGAGGTTCGCCATAATCCGGCCTCCGTCAACCGAACCATCCTTGCCGACTGTGACATCACGAAAAACATAAGAATATGGTTGCGGCAGATCACGGATAAAGATCTGGACCTCTTCGAGGAACGAATCATGGACGGTCGATACCTGTTTTGCCATGGCGACCAATGCACCATTGAACACAGAGAGCAGATCACCGAGATCACCCTTGACTTCGGCTACCGCTGGCTCTTCAAGTGAAACAACTTTTTTACGGATCAGGCCATGCAGAATTCTGAGACCGTCAAACTCACCGAAACCGGCCCGGCGAATCAGTTCCTTGACGTTACACTGCTTATCGCGAATTATTTCGATAAGACTCTGTTCATCCTCGTCAAGGGTCTGGCCACGCTGGTTACCGAGAATCGGAACCGCTTCTACCGAAGGAATTTCACGCAGATAGAGCGCCCGTTCGTCAACCCGACGCAACCCTTCCATAATCAGATTCTGGGTATTCAGCGAAAGACGAACGATCTTGTCTTTTTCGATCGTCTTGTTGCGCATACAGAAATCGCCTTCTTTAAAGGTAAAGATCGAATAGATGATTGCCTCGACCTGCTGGCGAATTGCCAACCAGAGATCCTTGGCAGTAATAATCTCTTTTTCGACCAGAATTTTACCGACCGGCGCAGCAGTGCTTCCGACTTCCTTGATCTTTTTCAGGGTTGCCTGGTTAATCTTGCCCAGATCATACAGAACCTCGGGCAGAGATTCATGGGGGAAGGTACTCGAAGCAAAAACGATTTCTCCTTCCGAGAAAAAAAGCTCCTTGCTCCCCCCCTTGAGATTAAACAGGAGCGAACCGTTCTTGCGGAACATATTGCAGAATGAGAGAAGGTCGGTCACGGTCACTTCACCGATCGCTCCGGCCATCAACATCGGCCCTTCATCGGTATTCGCCAGAAGGATGTGTTGCGACGAAAGCGATACCTCATCCAGGTCTTTTTTACCGATGGCCGCAGCACCTCTGGATGAAATTGTGATCCTGCCAGTGCTATCAATAGACTGTTTCGCCATGCAATGAGTCCTTTATCAAAAGTTGGCAGTTAAGCTTCAAGGGTCAACGCCGCGGCGACCCGCTCGGTCAGATTCGACACGGCCTGGTCGACCGGGATCATCTCGCGCTCGCCACCGGACCGTTCCTGGAGCTCAAAAGCTCCCTCCTGCAGTCCCCTGGCCCCGACTGTGACCCGTAAAGGGATGCCAATCAGGTCAGCATCCTTGAACTTGCTGCCGGGGCGCTCGTCGCGATCATCAAGCAAAACCTCGATGCCGGTGTCGAGAAGTTCCCGGTAAATTTTTTCGGCGGCATCACGGACCGCATCATCGTTCGGGTTCAACATTGTGACAAGGACCTGGAAAGGCGCAATCGGCATTGGCCAGATGATACCATTTTCGTCATTGTTCTGTTCAATTGAAGCCGCCACCGTCCGGCCGATTCCAATTCCATAACAACCCATCACCAGATTCCGATCCTGGCCCGACTCGTCCTGAACCCTTGCACCGAGCGCCTCAGAATACTTGGTGCCGAGTTTAAAAACATGCCCGACCTCGATACCACGCCAGACTTCGAGCCGACCGGCACAACGCGGACAGGGATCGCCGCTTTCGGCCTGACGCAAATCGGCAAAAGCCTCTACGTTGAAGTCCCGACCACAGTTGGCTCCGGTCAGATGGGTATCGGCCTGATTGGCACCAACAACAAAATCGCTCATTGCCTGTACGGCCTGGTCTGCCAGGATGCGGAGTTACAGGCCGACCGGTCCGGCGTAACCGCTCGGCGCTCCGGTCACTTTTTCAACCGCTTCGTCGGACGCGAACTCGAGATGATTGCAATCGAGATAGTTGCAAAGCTTGATTTCGTTCAGTTCATGATCGCCGCGCAGCAGCACCGCGACCGTCTCGTCCGCATCGGTGGTTACGAGCAGGGTCTTGACCGTTTGCTGTGGATCGACCTTGAGGAAAGAAGCAACCTCTTCGATGGTTTTTTTGCCCGGGGTCGCAACCTCCGCCAAATCAGCCAAAGCGGTCGGCGCCTCAGTCGCAGGCGGTTGCAATTCGGCCTTTTCGACATTGGCAGCATATTCGCAGCTGTCGCACGAGACGATGGCGTCCTCACCCGATTCGGCGAGGACCATGAATTCATGCGACGAGCTCCCGCCAATATTGCCGGAATCCGCTTCGACCGCCCGGAACTTGAGACCGCAGCGTTCGAAAATCCGGCGATAAGCCTGGTACATCTTTTCGTAGGCAGTATCGGCGCCGGCATCATCAACATCAAACGAGTAGGCATCTTTCATGATAAACTCGCGACCACGCATCAGGCCGAAGCGGGGCCGGATTTCATCACGAAATTTGGTCTGAATCTGGTAAAGATTGATCGGGACCTGGCGGTACGATTTGATTTCACGCCGGGCGATATCGGTAATCACCTCTTCGTGAGTCGGTCCGAGACAGAATTCTCCGTCTTTGCGATCCTTTAACCGGAGCAGTTCCCTGCCGTACTGTTCCCAGCGGCCCGATTCGATCCAGAGTTCAGCCGGGGTCACCATCGGCATATGCAGCTCGATCGCTCCGGCCCGGTTCATTTCTTCACGGACAATCTGCTCAACCTTGCGCACGGCCCGCAGACCGAAAGGCATATAGCTGTAGATACCGGCGGCAACCTTGCGGATCATGCCGGCCCGGATCATCAACTGATGACTGATCACCTCGGCATCGGCCGGGGTCTCTTTCGTTGTCGGGAGAAGATATTGAGTATAACGCATGAGAAACCTCTGTTTGCTGGTAAATAGAGACTGCCGCAAGGGCATAATCAGGCACAGAAATTAGCTTATTTCCGGGCAGATTGCAAGGAAACTTGAGTAAAATCGAGGCACAGAGCAGGTGGGTCTCAATTGGAGAGCAGTAGCGGTAATTCCTTCAGCGTTTTGATTTCTGATACCGGTTCTCCCGGGAGCCGTTCCGGCTTCTGGCCGAAGCGGTTCACCCAGACGACATTCAGCCCGAATGTTGCTGCTCCGGCCACATCCCAGGCATTGGAAGAAAGGAAGCAGAGCTCGGCGGCCGAAACATTGAAATAATCGACCCCGAGTTGATAGGTCCGTGGGTCAACCTTGAATACGCCGGCTTCTTCGACCGACAAAATCGCGTCAAAATGATCCTTGAGTCCGGCATTCTCTACCGCAGCCTTGAGCATCATGGGTGAGCCATTCGAGAGAATTGCGAGCCCGACATCCCTATCCTTTAAATCCTTGAGGGTCTGAGCCACTTCAGGATAACAATCGAGACGAAGATATGCATCGAGAAGCTTCTGGCGAAGTTCTTTGTCATCTATACCATAACTGTCCAGGGCAAAGTCGAGGGCATCCTGCGTCACCTGCCAAAAATCGGCATGCTTGTGCATCAGGCTTCTCAGCCAGGTGTATTCCAGCTGCCTGTTCCGCCAGAGTTCGGAAATTTTGGCAGCATCGCGACCGAGCAGATCGATATACTGACCGACCGCGGAATGGACATCAAACAAGGTGCCGTATGCATCAAAAAGACAGGCCCTGATTCCCATTGAACCGATTTTAGCCATAATCGTCTCCTGCAAGCTACCTATCTAATTCGTACCAGATTATAATAGCCGATTTATGCAGCGATTCAGCATTCGTAAGTCCAAAAAAACCTTTTTCCTGATTTTCTGTCAATATTTTACTTGATTTCAAAAAACAGCGAAACAATCAACAATTCGGTTCGTAAAGCCGACAAGGTTCTCTGCCGTTCCGAAGACAAGATACGGGATCGGATTAAACTAATAACAGGAGGAAATAAAAAGACAAGTACCGGGCCAGCGTTGTCAGGGACCCGGCGAATCATTACCGGGCATGCCTGATTGGTCCTGATTCTAATGAGACAGCGGGCGATTGCCGAAACTGTCGACACTTAAAGCATCAACTTTTCTCTTCGATCATTTTCCGGGCTTCCTCCAGCAACGCTTCAACCATCTCCGTCTCCGGAACTTTACGAACCAGTTTCCCTTTCCTGAAAATGACGCCCTCCCCCCGGCCGCCGGCCAGACCGAGATCAGCCTCGCGCGCCTCCCCCGGCCCATTGACAACACACCCCATGACCGCTACCGATATTTTCTTCGGCAGTCCATGCAAACGGCGTTCAACTTCCTCTGCGACATCGATCAGGTCGATTTCGCAGCGGCCGCAGGTTGGACAGCTGATAAAAACCGGGCCCCGCTCGCGTAACTCCAGGCTCTTAAGAATCTCCCAGCCGACCCGGATCTCTTCAACCGGATCGCCGGTCAGCGAAACCCTCAGGGTGTCGCCGATACCTTCGGCCAACAGCGCCCCGATGCCGATCGCGCTCTTGATCGTACCGCTCCAGATCGTACCGGCTTCGGTGACTCCGATATGCAAAGGGTAGTCAACCTTGCCGGCGAGCATCCGGTAGGCAACAATCGTGCGTTGTACATCGGAGGCCTTGATGCTGACCTTGATCTGGTCAAAATTGAGATCTTCGAGAATACGGATATTGCCAATGGCGCTGACCACCAGGGCCTCGGCACAGGGATGGCCATAGGCCTCCAGCACTTTTTTCTCGAGGGAACCGGCGTTGACGCCGATCCGAATCGGGATACCGCGATCGGCACAGGCCGCCACGATCTCCCTGACCTTCCAGGTCTCGCCAATATTCCCGGGGTTGATCCGCAAAGCGTCGACCCCGGCCGCGACCGAGGCGAGAGCAAGTTTGTGATCAAAATGGATATCGGCGATCAGCGGAATCGGACACTCGGCCTTGATCGCCCTTAACGCTTCAGCCGCTGTTGCGTCTGGAACGGCGCAACGAACGATTTCGCAGCCAGCTGCGGTCAGTTGCCGAATTTGCTCAAGGGTGGCTGCGACGTTGCGGGTATCGGTGTTGGTCATCGACTGCACCGATACCGGAGCGCCGCCACCGACGGCAACATCGCCAACCATAATTTGACGGGTATTTTCTGTCATGGAATCTCCTGCGAAAAGACTGAATGCATTTAGCCATGCAGGAGGGATGAAGTCAAGAGGCGGAGGCTGAATCACTCTCCGGGAAGAGCGGCAGGAGGAGCGCCCGGAAGAACCTTGAGCAGGCTGAAGGCCCCACGCAGTTCACCGGTTCGATAGCCGGTCGCCTTGTCGTCGGGATATCTCGCCGCAATCTGGCTCGCGACCTCAGCCGACAGGTTCGACCCGTGGCAGGTCAGGCATGGCTTCTGCACAATAATCGGCTTCATGTAACGGAAGACGCGACGACCTTCAACATTGATCAGCTTGGCAAACTCGAAAGAAGAGAGATCGTCACCTGCGGCCTGGCGCATTGCAAACAGTTCAAGGACATCCCGCTCCCAGGTATCGGGGCTGTTGCCTGGATTTCTTGCCTTGAATGAGGTCCGCCGAATCTCCCAGCCACTACTCGACATCAGCCGGTCAGTAATCCCTTCGACCTGCAATCGGCACGCCCCCAGGGCATCGGCGGCACCTTTTTCACGTACGTCACGCGACACCCGTTGCCGGAGCTCTCCGGCAATAATTTCAATCTGCGAGCGGGCCTGCCGCAACAATTTCACATCAGCACTTTCGGCCAACACCGTCAGCGGTAAAAGAAACAGCAGCCCTGTTGACAGTAATAGACGGAACATAATCGACACCTTTATTTGAAAATATGAATTATCATATATTTTATTTTAAATCAACACTTTGGTTGCACTGTTTCGCGACCTCCTCTACTATATCCCGATCAAATATTCAGGAGTATTTATGAAAACCCTCGATATGCGAAAGCACCAGTGTCCCTACCCGGTCGTACAAACCCGCAAGGCGATGCTCGATGATCCCGAATCGCCGCTGACGGTTCTCGTCGGCGACGAAACCGCCCGGGAAAATGTCAGCCGCCTCGCAGAAAGTATGGGTTACAGCATCGATACGGAAGAAAACGACGATACCTATACACTCAGCCTCGCGCCGGGCGAAGTTAAAAAGGAAGAAGCGGCCAGCCAGACAATAAGCGGCAAAACCGTGACTCTGATTACCTCTGAATTGATGGGCCGGGGTGATGATGAACTCGGCCACATTTTGATGAAGAACTACCTGGTGACCCTCACCGAAATGGCCGATGCCCCTGACAAGATGCTGCTGGTCAATAGCGGTGTTAAACTGGCCTGTACCGGCTCCGATGCCATAGAGGCTCTTGAAAAACTTGCCTGCATGGGGGTCGATATTGCTTCGTGCGGTCTCTGTCTTGAATTTTACGAGCTCAAGGATAGCCTGCTGGTTGGCCGCACCACCAATATGCTCGAAGTAGCCGAATCGCTGCAGACCGCCGGAAGACTTATCAGGATGTAATCAACCTTCCAGACAAGCTCCCACCATGCTCAGCAAATTGCAAAATTTCGGCACCGTATTGCAAGTTGGGATTGTTTCAGCGTAGAATACCGTCCTGAAAACTAATATATTTACATACTATCCATTCCTATGTCGCATAGTGAATGACTGTTTCTGGAAACCGCATTTTTTACAGGTTTTCTCATACATGCCGGACAGAAACAGAGAGGGGTCAGGATGAGTTCAATACGGTTATTCGCTATCGCGTTATCGCTTTTTATCGTTTCTGGCTGCGTCTCTTCTTCCGGGAACGGATCGACCAGGCTGAGCGCAGAAAGTTCACTTGAGGTCAGCCTCTCTCCCTTTTACCTGGTCAACCATTCGGCAACAAACTCCGATCATGCCTGGCATTTGACGCGGGTCGTTTCCGCCGGCGAACCGATTGCCGGGTTCCTGAAACCTAACCAGATGCTAAGGGATGCTTTTGCCGAGTCGATATTCAGTTTGAAGCTCGCTCCGCAAAAGTTATCGAGCGGTGACAGCAGTCATAGCTTTAGCGATGCTTGCGGCGGTGGTTACACCACGGAGATCAAAGTTGCGGCCGACGGCAACTTCGTCGGCGCCATAATTTTTTCCGGATTTGCCGACGATTGCAGCCTCGCCTTGACGGGTCGCGTCCCTTTTAAGGGGAGTCTGAACCAGGAAACTGGTAACCTCGAGACCGAACTCACCCTCTCGCAACTGAAGGGCGCTCTCGGGACATCGAGTTGGACGCTGGGCGGCGAACTCTCTCTCTCTTTCAATGCGTACAAAGGCACCAGCCAGGTTTTTTCCGGGGAATCCGAAGTATCACTGGCGGATGAAACCGGCGACCGGTGTCGGCTCGACGATGTCGCATTCCGATGGGATCATACCGGCGTATACCAGACTGTCATCCTGAATGGCCGAATCCATTTTGCAAATCTTGGCTCCGTACGGATCGAGACGACCAGCCCGCTGGAAATCAGCAATACTCCGGGGAGGGCGCATTCGGTTTCCCGGGGGACGCCTCCCGCGAACCATAAACGCAGACTTCCGTTCAATGGCGCCCTTCTCTTTCACGGAGCCAACAACAGCAACGTACGCTTATTGTTCTCGAAACCAGGCTTCCCGGGGTTTTTCTGGATTGACGGTCCCAATGGGTTGCAGACAATGGGGACCCTGTAACCAGGGGCTATGCGATGGCTTCAAGAGCTGTAGTCGCCAGGCTGCGTCCGATACTAAGCAAAGCTGCAGTCCACATTGCCTGTTGCAGCCTGCTTGTGCTCCATGGTCCGCTGTTGAGTCATGCGGCGCCGGCCTCTCCGGCTATTGACACCGTCGAACAATTAGTCGAAGAAGCCCTGGCCAGCAATCAACAAATCATATCGGCCAAGGCCAAGGCCCAGCAATACAACACCCGGATCCCATTGGTCGATAACCTCAGCGACCCCTTCCTCGCTTTTTATTATCTTGATTTTCCGATTGCCAATATCAGTGGCGGTTTCACCCAGACCGAAAACCAGGAAAAAGCCAAACCGGCACTGAAAGTCAATACCGAAAGCGTCCGGGGGAGTATACTGACCGGCCGCGACATGGTCGAAAACCAGGCCCTGTGGTTCGATTATCTGAGTGAAGAAACAACGCTTCAGGTCGTTAGTTCCGTCAAGGAGAATTTTTTTCGGCTCTATTTCCTTGACAAAATAATTGCTTCCAATGAACAGAACCTGGTGTTCCTTGACAGTGTTATTGAAGCGATCGGCGCACGTTATTCCGTCGGCAAGGAGAGCCAGAGCGATGTTTTGCGTGTCCAGGCAGAGCGTTATCAACTGCAGGCGGAGTTAATCCGTCTGCAACAACGCCGACTGACCATCAAAAACAGTCTGAACTACCTGACAGCACGCCCCCTGGGAAAACCGGTTTCTCCTGCTGTAAAACCGGAGTTGACCCATGAAAACCTGCCGAAGCAGCAGTCCACAGCAATTGAGCTATCCTCTACCTTGTACCAGAACAAACCACTGATCAAAGGGTACCAGGCTCTTGGCGGGCGGTTTAAAGCAATGCGCGGCATGGTTCAGATGTATTTTAATCGGGAAGTTCAAGACGAAGCGATGTACGAAGCGGACAGCGGCTATCGATCGATCA
The Desulfuromonas sp. DNA segment above includes these coding regions:
- a CDS encoding 4-hydroxy-3-methylbut-2-en-1-yl diphosphate synthase, with protein sequence MTENTRQIMVGDVAVGGGAPVSVQSMTNTDTRNVAATLEQIRQLTAAGCEIVRCAVPDATAAEALRAIKAECPIPLIADIHFDHKLALASVAAGVDALRINPGNIGETWKVREIVAACADRGIPIRIGVNAGSLEKKVLEAYGHPCAEALVVSAIGNIRILEDLNFDQIKVSIKASDVQRTIVAYRMLAGKVDYPLHIGVTEAGTIWSGTIKSAIGIGALLAEGIGDTLRVSLTGDPVEEIRVGWEILKSLELRERGPVFISCPTCGRCEIDLIDVAEEVERRLHGLPKKISVAVMGCVVNGPGEAREADLGLAGGRGEGVIFRKGKLVRKVPETEMVEALLEEARKMIEEKS
- the yedF gene encoding sulfurtransferase-like selenium metabolism protein YedF; translation: MKTLDMRKHQCPYPVVQTRKAMLDDPESPLTVLVGDETARENVSRLAESMGYSIDTEENDDTYTLSLAPGEVKKEEAASQTISGKTVTLITSELMGRGDDELGHILMKNYLVTLTEMADAPDKMLLVNSGVKLACTGSDAIEALEKLACMGVDIASCGLCLEFYELKDSLLVGRTTNMLEVAESLQTAGRLIRM
- a CDS encoding haloacid dehalogenase type II, whose product is MAKIGSMGIRACLFDAYGTLFDVHSAVGQYIDLLGRDAAKISELWRNRQLEYTWLRSLMHKHADFWQVTQDALDFALDSYGIDDKELRQKLLDAYLRLDCYPEVAQTLKDLKDRDVGLAILSNGSPMMLKAAVENAGLKDHFDAILSVEEAGVFKVDPRTYQLGVDYFNVSAAELCFLSSNAWDVAGAATFGLNVVWVNRFGQKPERLPGEPVSEIKTLKELPLLLSN
- a CDS encoding orotidine-5'-phosphate decarboxylase, with the translated sequence MITARERLIFALDVDSFDEARKWVELLHEKVGVFKVGKQLFTRCGPEVVRMIQEQGSDVFLDLKYHDIPNTVAKAGVEACRLGARIFNVHALGGREMMERVVAETDACGCENRPLRIAVTILTSSTEETLKGIGIDRPVAEMVPRLAKLTQDAGMDGVVASPKEVGLIREACGDDFIIITPGVRPTFAAMDDQKRVTTPAEAISAGADYLVIGRPISAAADPVVAAEMILEEMESALAAR
- a CDS encoding 23S rRNA (guanosine(2251)-2'-O)-methyltransferase RlmB, with translation MSDLLYGINPVVEALRGSRRKPQELLLQDDARSPRLEELQQTARQQNIPVRLCRRQELDKLAGNNRHQGVLLRISPFPYIDIDELIVRARQSDRPVFILILDGITDPHNFGAILRSADAVGCHGVIVAKDRSCPVTGVVEKSAAGALSHIPLCQVTNLARTMDRLREEHVWLYGLAGEEGASSLYDIDLKGDLALVVGSEGSGLRPVVRKRCDLFLSIPMAGGVSSLNASVAAAVTLFEVVRQRVEKKGRN
- a CDS encoding glutamate synthase codes for the protein MFRLLLSTGLLFLLPLTVLAESADVKLLRQARSQIEIIAGELRQRVSRDVREKGAADALGACRLQVEGITDRLMSSSGWEIRRTSFKARNPGNSPDTWERDVLELFAMRQAAGDDLSSFEFAKLINVEGRRVFRYMKPIIVQKPCLTCHGSNLSAEVASQIAARYPDDKATGYRTGELRGAFSLLKVLPGAPPAALPGE